The Candidatus Glassbacteria bacterium genome includes a region encoding these proteins:
- a CDS encoding Na+:solute symporter: MVQFTALDWFWVIAYILLMVVCGVLFYRLASRSESDFFLAGRGLPWWLPATSVYATHTATDTPIWIGGVVYRFGLSGIWYSFFAAWCAVGAFVSSRIFRRSLAYTQAEWQSLRFSGMGAELLRGWMAGWQIFMNMFILGWVGLAMGKVFHFLFPAYPEWVGMVLFSSICAIYVLFSGYWGVVMADFQQGVIASALIIIVSVWQIVAVGGPSGIVERLAEMGESWRLNPLHFSGFLSGDFPLAWFLTMVFVALVGGLGMGTSIDWYVESQRIQSARTVRDASYSIFAGTALVLTRNAIWAVAILGFFVLFPDIEDSADYEMAWFVMGFKVLPAGMVGCFFAAILAIHFSSISTILNLGAMYFTRDLYHHYLNPKATQQRLIWIGRVSTVCLLVGSFFYGLMMESITQWLIFALWIMTAGMWLPSILQVVWWRFNSWGYLASWLANLALSWLVVWVLPAYGVIPELLEYQQFWLLLGLGMLVYLPVTFLTPHDEMGHLVRYYVRTRPIGWWGPVHREAVRRGLLEVGSLPESGSAEPVAT, encoded by the coding sequence ATGGTTCAATTCACCGCACTCGACTGGTTCTGGGTGATCGCTTATATCCTGCTGATGGTGGTCTGCGGGGTGCTGTTCTACCGGCTGGCTTCCCGCAGCGAAAGCGATTTTTTCCTCGCCGGCCGCGGCCTGCCCTGGTGGCTGCCGGCCACCAGTGTCTACGCCACTCACACTGCCACCGACACCCCGATCTGGATCGGCGGAGTGGTCTACCGGTTCGGTCTTTCGGGGATCTGGTACAGCTTTTTCGCCGCCTGGTGCGCAGTCGGTGCCTTTGTATCCAGCCGGATTTTCCGCCGCAGCCTGGCCTACACCCAGGCCGAATGGCAGAGTCTGCGGTTTTCCGGGATGGGCGCGGAACTGCTGCGCGGCTGGATGGCCGGCTGGCAGATTTTTATGAACATGTTCATCCTCGGCTGGGTGGGGCTGGCGATGGGAAAAGTATTTCATTTCCTGTTTCCCGCCTACCCTGAATGGGTGGGGATGGTGCTGTTCAGTTCGATCTGCGCGATCTATGTCCTGTTCAGCGGCTACTGGGGCGTGGTGATGGCCGATTTTCAGCAGGGAGTGATCGCCTCGGCGCTGATTATAATCGTCTCGGTCTGGCAGATCGTGGCGGTGGGCGGACCGAGTGGCATAGTGGAGCGCCTGGCCGAGATGGGCGAATCCTGGCGGCTCAACCCGCTGCATTTCAGCGGCTTTCTGAGCGGAGATTTCCCGCTGGCCTGGTTTTTGACGATGGTGTTCGTGGCGCTGGTGGGCGGCCTGGGGATGGGGACCTCGATCGACTGGTATGTCGAAAGCCAGCGGATCCAGAGCGCCCGCACGGTGCGCGACGCCTCCTACAGCATCTTCGCCGGTACCGCCCTGGTGCTGACCCGCAACGCGATCTGGGCCGTGGCGATTCTCGGCTTTTTCGTCCTGTTCCCCGATATCGAGGACTCGGCGGACTACGAGATGGCCTGGTTCGTAATGGGGTTCAAGGTGCTGCCGGCAGGGATGGTCGGCTGTTTTTTCGCCGCGATCCTGGCGATCCATTTCAGCAGTATCAGCACGATCCTGAACCTGGGCGCGATGTATTTCACCCGCGACCTCTACCACCACTATCTCAACCCCAAGGCAACCCAGCAGCGGCTGATCTGGATCGGCCGGGTCAGCACGGTCTGCCTGCTGGTGGGCTCGTTTTTCTACGGGCTGATGATGGAGTCGATCACCCAGTGGCTGATATTCGCCCTCTGGATCATGACCGCCGGCATGTGGCTGCCCTCGATCCTGCAGGTGGTCTGGTGGCGGTTCAACAGTTGGGGCTACCTGGCGAGTTGGCTGGCCAACCTGGCGCTGAGCTGGCTGGTGGTCTGGGTGCTGCCGGCCTACGGGGTTATCCCCGAGCTGCTGGAGTACCAGCAATTCTGGCTCCTGCTGGGCCTGGGAATGCTGGTTTATCTGCCGGTGACATTTCTGACGCCCCACGACGAGATGGGCCATCTTGTGCGCTACTACGTCCGCACCCGCCCGATCGGCTGGTGGGGGCCGGTCCACCGCGAGGCCGTGCGAAGGGGGCTGCTGGAGGTGGGCAGCTTACCGGAATCCGGCAGCGCGGAACCCGTTGCAACCTGA
- a CDS encoding uroporphyrinogen decarboxylase codes for MTFLERYLAVLAGHPVDFLPRLPILMQFAAEHIGSNYGAFASDHHVLVESNLACARDFGFEQVSTISDPYRETQGYGAEIVYVRDGVPRCPKPPLSDNKDLETLPRPDPLTAERMRDRIDAVRMYRKLDGQQYSVLGWVEGPAAEAADLRGVSRFFTDLIDDPEWVCELMDICVDVAIEFARIQVESGADTIGIGDAVASQVSPDMYESMIQTREKKLVGAIRAMGAKVRLHICGDTTHLLPGIAGLGIDIMDVDHMVDMKTVREALGGNVCIAGNIDPANGVYTGTAEEIRADVRRTYEIVGNPYMVTAGCEVPSGTPVKNLKALCEPVEWKK; via the coding sequence ATGACTTTTCTCGAGCGATACCTGGCAGTCCTGGCTGGCCACCCTGTGGATTTCCTGCCGCGTCTGCCGATCCTGATGCAGTTCGCCGCCGAGCATATCGGCTCCAACTATGGAGCATTCGCCTCGGACCATCACGTGCTGGTGGAGTCCAACCTGGCCTGCGCCCGTGATTTCGGGTTCGAGCAGGTATCGACAATCAGCGATCCGTACCGTGAAACCCAAGGCTATGGCGCGGAGATAGTTTACGTCCGCGACGGTGTCCCGCGCTGCCCGAAACCACCATTGTCCGATAACAAGGACCTGGAAACTTTGCCCCGGCCCGACCCCCTGACCGCAGAGCGCATGCGTGACAGGATCGATGCGGTCAGGATGTACCGCAAGCTCGACGGACAACAATACTCCGTGCTGGGCTGGGTGGAGGGTCCCGCCGCCGAGGCCGCCGACCTTCGCGGGGTCAGCCGCTTTTTCACGGACCTGATCGATGATCCGGAATGGGTTTGCGAACTGATGGATATCTGTGTGGATGTCGCGATCGAGTTCGCGCGGATCCAGGTGGAAAGCGGCGCGGACACGATCGGAATAGGCGATGCGGTCGCCAGCCAGGTATCGCCGGACATGTACGAATCGATGATCCAGACACGGGAGAAAAAGCTGGTGGGAGCTATTCGGGCGATGGGGGCTAAAGTGCGGCTGCATATCTGCGGCGACACCACCCACCTTCTCCCCGGAATTGCCGGCCTGGGGATAGATATCATGGACGTGGACCACATGGTCGACATGAAAACCGTGCGTGAGGCCCTGGGAGGAAATGTCTGCATCGCCGGCAATATCGACCCGGCCAATGGAGTCTACACGGGCACGGCGGAGGAGATCAGGGCGGATGTGCGGCGGACCTACGAGATTGTCGGCAACCCGTACATGGTCACCGCCGGCTGCGAAGTGCCCTCGGGCACTCCGGTAAAGAATCTGAAAGCGTTGTGCGAACCTGTGGAGTGGAAAAAATAA